From Caretta caretta isolate rCarCar2 chromosome 3, rCarCar1.hap1, whole genome shotgun sequence, a single genomic window includes:
- the MTRES1 gene encoding mitochondrial transcription rescue factor 1 gives MTGFRLPVTAFRKLNVWFGVWEKFPSNKLSVSWRRYIYSSHQSSIINYRKHFSISLVKHDVFLRQPSQCISVPCLRLKSDKSSRKKKQPLQEEEEEKEEDEERRDSEDEFENDPNIVKDYKDLDKVVQSFRYDIIMKAGLDIARNKVEDAFYNGELRLNGEKLWKKSRTVKVGDTLDLIVGEDKETETAVVMRVVLKKASEKTESEKYKVVLRRWKNLKVPKQDVFK, from the exons ATGACTGGTTTCAGACTGCCCGTCACTGCCTTTAGGAAACTAAATGTCTGGTTTGGAGTCTGGGAGAAATTCCCGTCTAATAAACTCAGTGTGTCCTGGAGGAGATATATATACTCTAGTCACCAATCCAGTATAATAAACTACAGAAAACACTTCAGCATTTCTCTTGTGAAACATGATGTATTTTTAAGACAACCTTCACAGTGCATTTCAGTGCCTTGTTTACGACTTAAAAGTGACAAAAGTtctagaaagaaaaaacaacccctgcaagaggaggaggaggagaaggaggaggatgaagagagACGTGATTCAGAAGATGAATTTGAAAATGACCCCAATATAGTGAAAGATTACAAGGATCTTGACAAAGTAGTCCAGTCTTTTCGTTATGATATAATAATGAAAGCTGGTCTAGATATTGCAAGAAA caaaGTGGAAGATGCATTCTATAATGGTGAACTCAGGCTGAATGGAGAGAAATTGTGGAAGAAAAGCAGAACt GTCAAAGTTGGTGACACACTGGATCTGATAGTAGGGGAGGATAAAGAAACAGAAACTGCTGTAGTTATGCGTGTTGTCTTAAAAAAAGCATCAGAAAAGACTGAAAGTGAAAAATACAAAGTGGTTTTGCGGCGCTGGAAAAATTTAAAAGTGCCCAAGCAGGATGTATTTAAGTGA